GACAGCGACCGGCATGGCGGCGGTCAATGCGGCCATGTTCGGCCAGCTCTCGGCCGGTGATCACGTCGTTGCCGCCAAGGCGCTGTTCGGCTCCTGCCGCTACATCATCGAGACGCTGCTGCCGCGCTTTGGCGTGCAGTCGACGCTGGTTGATGGTGCCGATCTCGCCCAGTGGGAAGCGGCTGTCCGCCCCAACACCAAGGTCTTCTTCCTCGAGAGCCCGACCAATCCGACGCTCGAGGTCTATGACATCGCGGCCATCTGCAGGATTGCCAAGAAGTCCGGCATCAAGGTGACTGTCGACAATGTCTTCGCAACCGCCATGCTGCAGAGCCCGCTCGAGCTCGGCGCAGACTGCGTAATCTATTCAACCACCAAGCACATTGACGGTCAGGGCCGCTGCCTTGGCGGTGTCATCCTGGGCTCAAAGCAGTTCATCCAGGACAATGTCTACCAGTACCTTCGCCAGACGGGCCCGGCCATGAGCCCGTTCAATGCCTGGGTCATGCTGAAGGGCCTGGAGACACTGCCGCTGCGGGTGGAGCGCCAGACGGCGACGGCCGCCCGCGTCGCCGATGTCCTGGCCGCCCTGCCGGGCGTCACCAAGGTGCTCTATCCCGGCCGCAAGGATCACCCGCAATATGAGCTGGCCAAGCGCCAGATGAAGGGTGGCTCGACGCTGATCGCCTTCGAGGTCGAGGGCGGCAAGGCCGGCGCCTTCCGCGTCGCCAATGCGCTGAATATCATCCGCATCTCCAACAATCTCGGCGATTCGAAGAGCCTTATCACCCATCCGGCGACCACGACGCACGACCGCTTCACGCCGGCCGAGCGGGCGGAGATGGGGATTTCCGATGGCATGCTGCGGCTCTCCTGCGGCCTCGAGGATGCCGACGACCTGATCGAGGACCTGACCCAGGCGGTCCACTCGCTGGAATGGCCGCACGGCGCCAAGATCGTCCGGCTCTGACGAATGCGGAGAAGGCAGGGGCGCACGGCGCCTCTTGCCCGGCCGGCGCTTGGGTGCGAAAGACCGGTCATGTCGCTCCTGTCCTTCGCCTCCCGCCTCGCCCAGCCGCTGCTGCTCGCAACCGATCCCGAGACCGGGCATCAGCTCGCGGTCACTGCGCTCAAGACCTTGCCGGTGCCGCGCTGCGGCGCGGACGATCCCCGGCTCGCGGTCCGGGCCTTCGGGTTTGATTTCCCCAATCCGGTGGGTCTCGCCGCGGGCTTCGACAAGCACGCCGAAGTGCCGGATGCCTGCCTCAGGCTCGGCTTCGGCTTCGTCGAGGTTGGCGGCGTCACCCCGAAAGCCCAGCCGGGCAATCCCCGCCCGCGCGTGTTCCGCCTCGTGCCCGACCAGGCGGTGATCAACCGCTACGGCCTGAATTCCGATGGCATGGACGCCATTGCCGCCCGGCTTGCGCGCCGCACCGGCCAGCCGGGCGTTGTCGGCATCAATATCGGTCCCAACAAGGACGCGACTGACCGCGTGGCCGATTACGGCACGCTGGTCGAGAAGCTGGCGCCGCTGGTGTCCTATCTCTCCGTCAATGTCTCCTCGCCGAATACGCCAGGCCTGCGCGACCTGCAGCAGGCCAGCTTCCTCGACGACGTGCTGGCCCGCTCGCTCGATGCCCGCGACAAGGTGGCGCCCGGCAAGCCGGTTCTGGTCAAGATCGCGCCTGACCTCTCGCTCGAAGGCCTCGACGACATGGTGCAGGTCTGCCGCAAACGCGGCGTCGACGGCATGATCGTGGCCAATACGACGATCGCCCGTCCAACGAGCCTGAAGGATCAGGCGACCGCCAAGGAAACCGGCGGCCTGTCGGGTGCGCCCTTGTTCGACCGCTCGACCCGCATGCTGGCCGAGACCTATATCCGCGTCGAAGGCCAGTTCCCGCTGGTCGGGGTCGGCGGCATTGCCTCGGCCGACGATGCCTTCGCCAAGATCGAGGCGGGCGCCACGCTGGTCCAACTCTATTCCGCGCTGGTGTTCAAGGGGCTGGGCTTGGTCGGCGATATCAAGATAGGGCTTGCAGATCGCCTCAAGCGCGGCGGGTTCGCTACCGTTGCAGCGGCTGTCGGAACCGGCGTGGTGCGCTGGCGTCTCTAGCCGAACGTCGCCCTGACGAGGCGCGGATAGACCATCCACTGGTAGAGCCCGCGCGCCGCCTGGAAGGCCAGATAGGCGATCCACAGCCCGCTATTGCCGTAGCCGGACAGGAGCCACCAGAGCGCCAGGAACGTGGCGAGCGCCGCGAGCATGCAGTTGCGCATGGCCACCGTCCATGTCGCCCCGATGAACACACCATCGAACAGGAAGGCCATCACCCCCGTGAACGGCGTCAACGCCGCAAACGGCAGGTAGCGCCGGGCTTCCTGGCGCACCGCATCGGCCGTCGAGATGAAGTCGATGGCGTGATGGCCACCGGTATAGAACAGCAGTGACGCGCCCGTGCCGAAGGCGACGGCCCAGATGGCGGAGAGCGCAACGGCTCGCCGGAAGCTTGCCTCGTCGCGCGCGCCGACCGCCTGTCCCCCCATTTGCTCGGCGGCGGTGGCAAACCCGTCGAGGAAGAAGGCAACGACGCCCACCAGGTTCATCAGGATAGCATTGGCAGCGAGCACCGTGTCTCCGCCGAGCGCACCTTCGCGTGTGAAAAACGCAAAGCCGCCAACCAGCGCCGCCGTGCGGATCAGGATGTCGCGGTTGATGGCAAATGTGCGGACGAGCTTCGCCCGGTCTAACACCACCGACCAGGCGACGCCGAACCGGCCGCCGAGCAGGGTCAGCACCACGGCGAGGCCAATCACCGCGCCGCCGATCTCGGCCAGAGCATTGGCGGCGGCTGCCCCTGTGACGCCATAGCCGAGATGGCCGACGAACAGCAGGGTCAGGGCCATGTTCGCGAGATTGATGACGACTTGCAGGATGAGGCCGGTGACCGTGCGAGCCTGCCCGATCAGCCAGCCGAGCACGGCATAGTTCATGAAGGTAGCGGGCGCCGCCCAGATGCGGATCGAGACATAGGTATCGCCGACCGCCTGGACCTCTGCCGAGCCGCCCATCAGCGCGAAGGCCCCCCGGACGATCGGACGCTGCAACAGGATCATCGTGCAGCCAATGATCAGGGCCATGACCAGCGCGCGCGCAATCACCGCCCGCTTCTCCGCGTCGTCCCCGGCGCCAACCGCCTGCGCGGTGAGGCCGATTGTCCCCATGCGCAGGAACACGAAGATCCATAGCAGCACATCGATGATGACCGCGCCCAGTGCCACCGCGGCCAGCGCGGTCGCCTCGCCCAGCCGGCCGATGGCGGCGGTGCTGACGATGCCGAGGAGCGGTGTCGTCACATGGGCGAAGATCATTGGCACCGCGATGGCGAGCACGCGGCCATGGGTGACGACGGGGGCAGCAGACGGAGCAGGCGGGTTCATGCGTCCAGTCTGGCCGATTCCCTTGAGTTCTGCCGTCAGTTTCCGGTCTTGCCGGCCTCCCAGCCGAGCATGGCTTGCTTGCGCGTCAAGCCCCAGTGGTAGCCGGTGAGGGCGCCCGAGCGTCCGAGGACGCGATGGCAGGGCACGACGAACGAGATCGGGTTTTTGCCGACCGCGGCGCCCACAGCGCGGGCAGCCGTCGGGCGGCCGATATGGCTGGCAATCGTCGAGTAGGTCGTCGCCTTGCCCATCGGAATGCGCAAGAGCGTCTCCCAGACCCGCACCTCGAAATCCGTGCCGATCAGCACCACGCGCAAGGGCTGGCCGTCCGCCCAGGTCGCCGGATCGAAGATGCGCGCGGCGATCGGGCCCGTCGCAGCCGCATTCTCCTGAAAGGACGCCCGCGGCCAGCGCTGGCGCATGTCGGCAAGCGCCGAGGGCTCACCGCCGGGATCGCAGAAGCCGAGGCCGGCGAGGCCTCGATCTGTCGCAACGACAATAGCCAGACCGAACGGGGAGGGGTGAAAGCCATAGGACATTGTCAGTCCGTCGCCGCCGGTCTTGAAGTCGCCGGGCGTCATCGCCTCGTGGGTCACAAAGAGGTCGTGCAACCGCCCCGGCCCGGAATAGCCGACCTCATAGGCGGCATCGAGCACGGTCGCCTCGTCGCGCAACAGCGCGCGCGCGGCTTCGAGCGTGATCGCCTGCAGGAAGTCCTTTGGCGTCAGGCCGGCCCAGCGGCGGAACAGATGGTGGAGATGGCCGGCCGACAGGCCCACATGAGCCGCCATCTCCTCCACCGTCGGCTGGCGCCGCCAATGGTCGGTGATGAAGGCAAGCGTCCGGCGGACCACCTCGTAATCATCGGCGGCTTCGGTCAGGCGAATTGGAATGCCGTGCTTCTCGAGCTGGACGACATTGAGCATGGGGTGGCTCCGGTTGGGATCGTGAACCCGACTGTGGCGCGGGCACGAGGATCAAACCACCCGTTTCCTCATTGCCGAGGTGCAGATCATTCCTTGACGTCGGCGATGCGCCCGCCGCTGACCCGCACCAGCGCGGCGAAGTTCGTCTCGAAGACGCTGTTCGGCGCGCCGGCGGCCGCCCAGATCGGATCGAGCGCCTGGAGATCCTCATCGATCAGCACGGTCGGCGGCGTGATGTGGCCAACCGGGGCCACCCCGCCAATGGCGAAACCGGTGACGGCACGGATCCAGTCGGCATCGGCGCGCTTGATGGGCCGGCCCACAAG
This region of Phreatobacter aquaticus genomic DNA includes:
- a CDS encoding O-succinylhomoserine sulfhydrylase, producing MKKPFDASRARPATRLVHGGTIRSNFGETSEALFLTQGHVYDTAEQAEARFKGTDEGFIYARFSNPTVQMFEDRVALLEGAEAAKATATGMAAVNAAMFGQLSAGDHVVAAKALFGSCRYIIETLLPRFGVQSTLVDGADLAQWEAAVRPNTKVFFLESPTNPTLEVYDIAAICRIAKKSGIKVTVDNVFATAMLQSPLELGADCVIYSTTKHIDGQGRCLGGVILGSKQFIQDNVYQYLRQTGPAMSPFNAWVMLKGLETLPLRVERQTATAARVADVLAALPGVTKVLYPGRKDHPQYELAKRQMKGGSTLIAFEVEGGKAGAFRVANALNIIRISNNLGDSKSLITHPATTTHDRFTPAERAEMGISDGMLRLSCGLEDADDLIEDLTQAVHSLEWPHGAKIVRL
- a CDS encoding quinone-dependent dihydroorotate dehydrogenase produces the protein MSLLSFASRLAQPLLLATDPETGHQLAVTALKTLPVPRCGADDPRLAVRAFGFDFPNPVGLAAGFDKHAEVPDACLRLGFGFVEVGGVTPKAQPGNPRPRVFRLVPDQAVINRYGLNSDGMDAIAARLARRTGQPGVVGINIGPNKDATDRVADYGTLVEKLAPLVSYLSVNVSSPNTPGLRDLQQASFLDDVLARSLDARDKVAPGKPVLVKIAPDLSLEGLDDMVQVCRKRGVDGMIVANTTIARPTSLKDQATAKETGGLSGAPLFDRSTRMLAETYIRVEGQFPLVGVGGIASADDAFAKIEAGATLVQLYSALVFKGLGLVGDIKIGLADRLKRGGFATVAAAVGTGVVRWRL
- a CDS encoding MATE family efflux transporter, whose product is MNPPAPSAAPVVTHGRVLAIAVPMIFAHVTTPLLGIVSTAAIGRLGEATALAAVALGAVIIDVLLWIFVFLRMGTIGLTAQAVGAGDDAEKRAVIARALVMALIIGCTMILLQRPIVRGAFALMGGSAEVQAVGDTYVSIRIWAAPATFMNYAVLGWLIGQARTVTGLILQVVINLANMALTLLFVGHLGYGVTGAAAANALAEIGGAVIGLAVVLTLLGGRFGVAWSVVLDRAKLVRTFAINRDILIRTAALVGGFAFFTREGALGGDTVLAANAILMNLVGVVAFFLDGFATAAEQMGGQAVGARDEASFRRAVALSAIWAVAFGTGASLLFYTGGHHAIDFISTADAVRQEARRYLPFAALTPFTGVMAFLFDGVFIGATWTVAMRNCMLAALATFLALWWLLSGYGNSGLWIAYLAFQAARGLYQWMVYPRLVRATFG
- a CDS encoding bifunctional helix-turn-helix domain-containing protein/methylated-DNA--[protein]-cysteine S-methyltransferase — translated: MLNVVQLEKHGIPIRLTEAADDYEVVRRTLAFITDHWRRQPTVEEMAAHVGLSAGHLHHLFRRWAGLTPKDFLQAITLEAARALLRDEATVLDAAYEVGYSGPGRLHDLFVTHEAMTPGDFKTGGDGLTMSYGFHPSPFGLAIVVATDRGLAGLGFCDPGGEPSALADMRQRWPRASFQENAAATGPIAARIFDPATWADGQPLRVVLIGTDFEVRVWETLLRIPMGKATTYSTIASHIGRPTAARAVGAAVGKNPISFVVPCHRVLGRSGALTGYHWGLTRKQAMLGWEAGKTGN
- a CDS encoding YbaK/EbsC family protein, translating into MTDKPSTGSVDRVRAALVAAGHSDTITAFSDSTRTAADAAAAVGCTVAQIAKSIMLRAGETPVLVVTSGANRVNTAKIADLVGRPIKRADADWIRAVTGFAIGGVAPVGHITPPTVLIDEDLQALDPIWAAAGAPNSVFETNFAALVRVSGGRIADVKE